A genomic region of Jaculus jaculus isolate mJacJac1 chromosome 10, mJacJac1.mat.Y.cur, whole genome shotgun sequence contains the following coding sequences:
- the Trip4 gene encoding activating signal cointegrator 1, translating to MAVAGPASREPLVRWCTQQLRKAFALDVSEEIVQYVLSIENIEEIREYMTDLLQGNEGKKGQFIEDLITKWQKNDQELISDHLQQYCKKDEIIDGQRSTDQLKRGRRKGRNKQEVPAFAEPDTTVEVKTPFDLAKAQESNSAKKKTKFVNLYTREGQDKLAVLLPGRHPCDCLGQKHKLINNCLICGRIVCEQEGSGPCLFCGTLVCTQEEQDILQRDSNKSQKLLKKLMAGMENSGKVDISSKDLLPHQESRIKSGLEKAIKHKEKLLEFDRTSIRRTQVIDDESDYFASDSNQWLSRLERETLQKREEELRELRHASRLSKKVTIDFAGRKILEEENPLAEYHSRLDETIQAIASGTLNQPLNKLDRSSEEPLGVLVNPNLYQSPPQWVDYPGATSQKRTLPSAEFSLYQHQLRVQDQEFQEGFDGGWCLSMHQPWASLLVRGIKRVEGRSWYTPHRGRLWIAATGKKPSPQEVSELQATYCLLRGKDVEFPNDYPSGCLLGCVDLIDCLSQKQFKEQFPDISQESDSPFVFICKNPQEMVVKFPIKGNPKIWKLDSKIHQGAKKGLIKQNKAV from the exons ATGGCGGTGGCTGGGCCCGCGAGCCGGGAGCCTCTGGTGCGCTGGTGCACGCAGCAGTTGCGGAAAGCCTTCGCCCTGGATGTCAGCGAGGAGATCGTACA GTATGTTTTGTCAATTGAGAATATTGAAGAGATACGAGAATATATGACAGACCTCCTCCAAGGAAATGAGGGCAAGAAAGGTCAATTCATAGAAGATCTTATAACTAAATGGCAAAAGAATGATCAAGAGTTGATTTCTGATCATTTACAGCAGTATTGCAAGAAAGATG aaattatAGATGGGCAGAGGTCCACAGACCAGCTGAAGCGAGGTAGGcggaaaggaagaaacaaacaggAAGTTCCTGCATTTGCTGAACCTGATACAACTGTAGAGGTCAAAACACCTTTTGATTTGGCCAAG GCACAAGAAAGCAACTCGGCAAAGAAGAAGACAAAATTTGTCAATTTATACACAAGAGAGGGACAGGACAAACTTGCAGTCCTACTTCCTGGTCGCCACCCTTGCGATTGCCTGGGCCAGAAGCACAAGCTCATCAACAACTGTCTGATCTGTGGGCGCATTGTCTGTGAGCAAGAGGGTTCTGGCCCCTGCCTGTTCTGTGGCACATTG GTATGTACTCAAGAAGAACAGGATATTTTACAGCGTGActcaaacaaaagccaaaaattgCTGAAGAAGCTTATGGCAG GGATGGAGAATTCTGGAAAGGTGGACATTTCTTCCAAAGACCTTCTTCCTCATCAAGAATCTCGAATTAAGTCTGGTTTAGAGAAGGCTATCAAGCATAAAGAGAAACTATTAGAGTTTGACAGAACCAG caTTCGGAGGACCCAAGTCATTGATGATGAGTCAGATTACTTTGCCAGTGATTCTAACCAGTGGCTTTCCAGACTTGAGCGAGAGACCCTTCAGAAGCGAGAGGAAGAACTGAGAGAGCTTAGACACGCCTCTCGACTCTCTAAAAAGGTCACCATTGACTTTGCAGGCCGGAAGATTCTGGAAGAAGAAAACCCCCTGGCAGAGTATCACAGCAG ATTAGATGAgacaatacaggccattgctagTGGAACATTGAACCAGCCACTGAACAAATTGGATAGATCTTCTGAAGAGCCTTTGGGAGTTCTGGTAAATCCCAACCTGTACCAGTCGCCTCCCCAG TGGGTGGACTACCCAGGTGCAACCTCACAGAAGAGGACTTTACCTTCGGCAGAGTTCAGTTTATACCAGCACCAGTTGCGAGTCCAAGATCAGGAATTTCAGGAAGGTTTTGATGGTGGCTGGTGTCTGTCTATGCATCAGCCTTGGGCCTCCCTGCTTGTCAGAGGCATTAAAAG GGTGGAAGGCAGATCCTGGTACACCCCCCACAGAGGACGACTTTGGATAGCAGCCACAGGCAAAAAACCTTCCCCTCAAGAAGTCTCAGAACTCCAGGCTACGTACTGTCTTCTTCGTGGAAAAG ATGTGGAATTTCCAAACGATTATCCCTCAGGCTGTCTCCTGGGATGTGTGGACCTAATTGATTGCTTGtcccagaagcagtttaaggagcAG